From Grus americana isolate bGruAme1 chromosome 22, bGruAme1.mat, whole genome shotgun sequence, the proteins below share one genomic window:
- the RPRML gene encoding reprimo-like protein gives MNGSFFNQALLEQGAYPNRTQGLGMLMACCNGTGAVLATDGGSSVLAPDERSLYITRVVQIAVLCVLSLTVMFGIFFLGCNLLIKSESMINFLVKDRRPSKDVGAAIMGLY, from the coding sequence ATGAATGGATCATTTTTCAACCAGGCTCTCCTAGAGCAGGGAGCTTACCCCAACAGGACCCAGGGTTTGGGGATGCTCATGGCCTGCTGCAACGGGACCGGCGCAGTGCTGGCGACTGATGGCGGCTCCTCAGTCCTGGCACCTGATGAGAGGAGCCTTTACATCACACGTGTGGTGCAGATCGCTGTCCTCTGTGTCCTCTCCTTGACTGTGATGTTTGGCATCTTCTTTTTGGGCTGCAACTTGCTCATCAAGTCGGAGAGCATGATTAACTTTTTGGTGAAGGACCGAAGACCTTCCAAGGATGTGGGAGCTGCAATCATGGGACTTTACTGA